Proteins encoded in a region of the Ziziphus jujuba cultivar Dongzao chromosome 3, ASM3175591v1 genome:
- the LOC132803188 gene encoding disease resistance protein SUMM2-like has protein sequence METLKKVAQGVINYEGIDEKMKKLKRKCDHLKSREEDVKAELEYAEGLLLKKRRKVVENWLANAASIANEVEMMEQQVLESSWRFSNLLHESKIARLTAGVTELIRQGQFPDGLTLRVHGNQQTDLITTKLIGQSFRQHKNVICEWLRSDDVSKIGIYGMGGVGKTTFGTYIHNELRNCPNSRVSWVPVSQYFNIHKLQSDIAKAVGLDIENEDHKIKRAAKLERCLRKMNNFVLILDDVWKHFTIDELGIPSRGNGFKLILTSRSLEVCRRIGCEEHIKVEPLSRNEAWELFTEIFGHGRALSPEIEPIAKSLTGKCSGLPLAIKTVPGSMKGVEDISEWRDALEKLKEPAAEHDDDIGIEVLQVLKYSYDQLKDPKVQQCFLYCSLFPEDYQIDRETVRTCPEFLPGILDKS, from the coding sequence ATGGAGACTCTGAAGAAGGTTGCGCAAGGAGTAATAAATTATGAGGGCATTGATGAAAagatgaagaaattaaaaaggaaatgcGACCATTTAAAGAGTAGAGAAGAAGATGTCAAGGCAGAGCTCGAATATGCAGAAGGCTTATTGTTGAAAAAACGAAGGAAAGTAGTTGAAAATTGGTTGGCAAATGCTGCAAGCATAGCAAATGAAGTTGAGATGATGGAGCAACAAGTTCTTGAAAGTAGCTGGCGTTTTTCAAATTTGCTACATGAATCGAAAATAGCAAGATTAACTGCAGGAGTGACAGAGCTCATTCGGCAAGGTCAATTTCCTGATGGGCTTACACTTCGGGTACATGGCAACCAACAGactgacttaattacaacaaaaTTAATCGGTCAATCATTTCGGCAACATAAGAATGTGATATGCGAATGGTTGAGGAGCGATGATGTCTCAAAAATTGGCATATATGGAATGGGGGGAGTTGGTAAAACAACCTTCGGTACATATATTCACAATGAGCTTCGTAATTGTCCAAACTCCAGAGTTTCTTGGGTGCCCGTGTCACAGTACTTTAATATTCATAAACTGCAGAGTGACATTGCAAAAGCTGTTGGCCTTGACATAGAAAATGAGGATCATAAGATCAAAAGGGCTGCGAAACTGGAACGGTGCTTGAGAAAAATGAATAACTTTGTGCTCATCTTAGATGATGTTTGGAAACATTTTACAATAGATGAGTTGGGAATTCCTTCTCGTGGAAATGGATTTAAGTTGATTTTAACAAGTCGATCCTTAGAGGTTTGCCGAAGGATAGGTTGCGAAGAGCATATCAAGGTGGAGCCACTTTCTAGGAACGAAGCATGGGAGTTATTTACTGAGATATTTGGGCATGGCAGAGCACTTTCGCCTGAAATTGAGCCCATTGCAAAGTCTCTCACAGGAAAATGTTCTGGTCTTCCTCTTGCAATAAAAACCGTGCCAGGATCCATGAAGGGGGTCGAAGACATAAGTGAGTGGAGAGATGCActtgaaaaattgaaagaacCAGCGGCAGAGCATGATGATGACATTGGAATTGAGGTACTTCAAGTATTAAAGTACAGCTACGATCAGTTGAAAGATCCAAAAGTGCAACAGTGCTTTTTATATTGCTCATTGTTTCCTGAAGACTATCAAATTGATAGAGAaactgtcaggacctgtccagaattcctccccggaatcctagacaagtcctga